In a single window of the Nocardioides massiliensis genome:
- a CDS encoding serine hydrolase domain-containing protein, which produces MSDTAPGPDLRINRFVTALDEHLGALAERDLFSGVALVRHGGTDLLHTAYGVATRRWHVPVTLDTRFDVASVTKLFTSVAVLQLVEAGRLDLDAPITGLVDLSDTTVRDDVTVRHLLTHTSGIADDADEEAGESYEELFVDRPNYGVTTTRDFFPGFAHKPPRVPPGTDVRYCNVAFVLAGLVVEELTGSTYRDHVREHVFARAGMDGAGFFHMRETTDGPPVAEGWDPVLDEDEAITGWRQNIYSYPPLGSPDGGAHCTAADLARFVEAIRNHELLGPELSASFCAPQVEHYEREDPTNVSMWMGFGTEVAVRADGSVASWAKDGINAGASAVVEHVPDADLTYALVSNLEDGVWSAWELARDTLDHARTPLA; this is translated from the coding sequence GTGTCCGACACCGCGCCCGGCCCCGACCTCCGCATCAACCGCTTCGTCACCGCCCTCGACGAGCATCTCGGCGCGCTCGCCGAGCGCGACCTCTTCTCCGGAGTCGCCCTGGTGCGCCACGGAGGTACGGACCTGCTGCACACGGCGTACGGCGTGGCGACCCGACGCTGGCACGTGCCGGTCACGCTCGATACCCGCTTCGACGTGGCGTCGGTGACGAAGCTGTTCACCAGCGTCGCCGTGCTGCAGCTGGTCGAGGCCGGGCGGCTCGACCTCGACGCGCCGATCACCGGCCTGGTCGACCTCTCCGACACCACTGTGCGCGACGACGTGACCGTGCGCCACCTGCTCACCCACACCAGCGGCATCGCCGACGACGCCGACGAGGAGGCCGGGGAGAGCTACGAGGAGCTGTTCGTCGACCGGCCCAACTACGGCGTGACCACGACCCGCGACTTCTTCCCCGGGTTCGCCCACAAGCCGCCGCGGGTCCCGCCCGGCACCGACGTGCGCTACTGCAACGTCGCCTTCGTGCTGGCCGGCCTCGTGGTCGAGGAGCTGACCGGGTCGACGTACCGCGACCACGTGCGCGAGCACGTCTTCGCCCGCGCCGGCATGGACGGCGCCGGCTTCTTCCACATGCGCGAGACCACGGACGGTCCGCCCGTTGCCGAGGGCTGGGACCCGGTGCTAGACGAGGACGAGGCGATCACCGGCTGGCGGCAGAACATCTACTCCTACCCGCCCCTCGGCTCCCCCGACGGCGGCGCGCACTGCACCGCCGCCGACCTGGCGCGGTTCGTCGAAGCCATCCGCAACCACGAGCTGCTCGGTCCCGAGCTCAGCGCCTCCTTCTGCGCGCCGCAGGTCGAGCACTACGAGCGCGAGGACCCCACCAACGTTTCGATGTGGATGGGCTTCGGGACCGAGGTCGCCGTCCGCGCCGACGGCTCCGTCGCCTCCTGGGCCAAGGACGGCATCAACGCCGGCGCCTCAGCCGTCGTCGAGCACGTCCCCGACGCCGACCTCACCTACGCCCTCGTCTCCAACCTCGAGGACGGCGTCTGGTCCGCCTGGGAGCTCGCCCGCGACACCCTCGACCACGCCCGCACCCCGTTGGCGTGA
- a CDS encoding IS1182 family transposase, whose amino-acid sequence MQGEADRQRELLDVESVAGHLLEPGSVFALLAEHRDRLFPGELFADLFPSRRGRPSMPGEVIASVIVLQALYGHSDREAIDALTYDLRWKAACGYAIDAKGFDPSTLTYWRRRLAASDRPQRIFEVVREVITETGAVVGKQRRALDSTILDDAVARQDTVTQLIAQIRRVGREVPGAKDLIATVCTRLATLTGQDYDQPGKPSIAWDDQAAREELVTALVGDALALLAGLDVEAITAEGGKAADAVALLALIAGQDVEPAEGSDGTDGRWRIARRTAPDRVISTVDPDTRHAHKSRERRQDGFKAHLVVEPDTGLSTVCELTKANGAGTSDASVGARLVTADLTISENNDENGNGIEVLGDSAYASGDMLDELNDNQWRPLLKPRPLRPAVEGGFTIDDFTHDTAAGTLTCPAGVTRQVTAKNYATFGTACRGCPLRERCTTSAAGRSIKIHEHAHLLREHRQRAADEGFQAAYRQHRPMVERSIAWLTRGARRVPYRGIEKNNNWLHHRVAALNLRRLLAMGLTNTNGTWVLA is encoded by the coding sequence GTGCAGGGTGAGGCGGATCGTCAGCGTGAGTTGTTGGACGTGGAGTCGGTGGCGGGGCATCTGCTCGAGCCGGGCAGCGTGTTCGCGTTGCTGGCCGAGCATCGCGACCGGCTGTTTCCCGGCGAGTTGTTCGCCGACCTGTTCCCCTCCAGACGCGGTCGGCCCTCGATGCCGGGCGAGGTGATCGCTTCGGTGATCGTGCTGCAGGCGCTGTATGGCCATTCGGACCGCGAAGCGATCGATGCGCTCACCTATGACCTGCGGTGGAAAGCCGCGTGCGGGTATGCGATCGACGCCAAGGGCTTCGACCCCTCGACGTTGACCTACTGGCGGCGCCGGCTGGCCGCCAGCGACCGGCCGCAGCGGATCTTCGAGGTGGTCCGCGAGGTCATCACCGAAACCGGGGCGGTGGTCGGCAAGCAGCGCCGGGCACTGGATTCCACGATCCTCGATGACGCGGTCGCCCGCCAAGACACCGTCACGCAGCTGATCGCCCAGATCCGCCGCGTTGGCCGCGAGGTGCCGGGCGCAAAGGATCTGATCGCGACTGTGTGCACCCGGCTGGCGACACTGACCGGCCAGGACTACGACCAGCCCGGCAAACCGTCGATCGCTTGGGACGACCAGGCCGCTCGCGAGGAGCTGGTCACCGCGCTGGTGGGAGACGCGCTCGCGCTGCTCGCCGGACTTGATGTCGAGGCGATCACCGCCGAGGGCGGCAAGGCCGCTGATGCGGTCGCGTTGCTGGCCCTGATTGCCGGCCAAGACGTCGAGCCCGCGGAGGGCTCTGACGGCACCGACGGGCGGTGGCGCATCGCGCGCCGGACCGCGCCGGACCGGGTGATCTCGACCGTCGATCCCGACACCCGGCATGCCCACAAGTCCCGCGAACGGCGCCAGGACGGGTTCAAAGCCCACCTGGTGGTCGAACCGGACACCGGGCTGAGCACGGTGTGTGAGTTGACCAAGGCCAACGGGGCGGGGACTTCTGATGCGAGCGTGGGAGCTCGGCTCGTCACCGCTGATCTGACGATCAGCGAGAACAATGACGAGAACGGGAACGGCATTGAGGTGCTGGGCGATTCTGCCTATGCCAGTGGCGACATGCTTGATGAGCTCAACGACAACCAGTGGCGGCCGCTGCTGAAGCCGCGGCCGCTGCGCCCAGCGGTCGAGGGCGGGTTCACCATCGATGACTTCACCCACGACACCGCCGCCGGCACCCTGACCTGTCCGGCAGGAGTCACGCGCCAGGTCACCGCGAAGAACTACGCAACGTTCGGGACCGCGTGCCGTGGTTGCCCACTACGCGAGCGGTGCACCACCTCAGCGGCGGGTCGCAGCATCAAGATCCACGAGCACGCCCACCTCCTGCGCGAGCACCGTCAACGAGCCGCCGACGAAGGTTTCCAGGCCGCATATCGCCAGCACCGGCCGATGGTCGAACGCTCCATCGCCTGGCTCACCCGCGGCGCCCGACGAGTGCCATACCGAGGGATCGAGAAGAACAACAACTGGCTCCACCACCGCGTCGCCGCGCTCAACCTGCGCCGCCTGCTCGCGATGGGGCTGACCAACACCAACGGAACCTGGGTACTGGCCTGA
- a CDS encoding SDR family oxidoreductase — translation MTSTPADQTGTPTDGLDVVIAGGHGQIAMLLERRLADAGHRVRGIIRNPDHADDLAAAGAESIVLDLEDTSAGDLATAIRGADAVVFAAGGGPNSGAARKETVDKGAAILLADAAEQAGVRRYVMVSAMGTDQADPDSVDVFQVYLRAKAAADADLQARDLDWTIVRPGALVDEPGTGKVQLAEKTGYGEVPRADVAHVLHAVLETPSSAGSVVELIGGETPVTEAVAAL, via the coding sequence ATGACTTCCACCCCCGCCGACCAGACCGGAACCCCGACCGACGGCCTCGACGTGGTGATCGCCGGTGGCCACGGCCAGATCGCGATGCTGCTCGAGCGGCGCCTCGCCGACGCCGGCCACCGGGTGCGCGGGATCATCCGCAACCCCGACCACGCCGACGACCTGGCTGCTGCCGGCGCGGAGTCGATCGTGCTGGACCTGGAGGACACCTCGGCCGGCGACCTCGCGACCGCGATCCGCGGGGCCGACGCGGTCGTGTTCGCCGCGGGCGGCGGACCCAACAGCGGCGCGGCCCGCAAGGAGACCGTCGACAAGGGTGCCGCGATCCTGCTGGCGGACGCCGCCGAGCAGGCCGGCGTACGCCGCTATGTGATGGTCTCGGCGATGGGCACCGACCAGGCCGACCCCGACAGCGTCGACGTGTTCCAGGTCTACCTGCGCGCGAAGGCCGCGGCCGACGCCGACCTGCAGGCCCGTGACCTCGACTGGACGATCGTGCGACCCGGTGCGCTCGTCGACGAGCCGGGCACCGGCAAGGTGCAGCTCGCGGAGAAGACCGGGTACGGCGAGGTCCCCCGCGCCGACGTCGCGCACGTGCTGCACGCGGTGCTGGAGACGCCCTCGTCCGCAGGCTCGGTCGTCGAGCTGATCGGCGGCGAAACCCCCGTGACCGAGGCGGTCGCCGCGCTCTAG
- a CDS encoding DegV family protein produces the protein MPRRIALVTDSSASLLPEVVTAREIAVVPLQVIVAGTAYDEGADLGPEELAAALREWKPVSTSRPAPERLLAVYRDLAEQGAEEIVSIHLSAQVSGTFESAQLAAKESPVPVTCVDSCQVGIGTGFLVLGAADLLDAGADVATVVDAVGRRASTVTSLFYVDTLEHLRRGGRVGAAAAFLGSALAVKPILRIDEGRIGPFEKVRTSGRALSRLEELAVAAAHEGGGAVDVGVCHLASPERAEALAEKLAAQLESELEGRDVVIGEVGAALGAHVGPGMVAVVVAPHA, from the coding sequence ATGCCTCGCCGGATCGCTCTCGTCACCGACAGCTCGGCATCCCTGCTGCCCGAGGTCGTCACTGCTCGTGAGATCGCAGTGGTCCCGTTGCAGGTGATCGTCGCCGGCACGGCGTACGACGAAGGCGCGGACCTCGGCCCGGAGGAGCTGGCTGCGGCGCTGCGGGAGTGGAAGCCGGTGAGCACGTCCCGCCCGGCGCCGGAGCGGCTGCTCGCCGTCTACCGCGACCTCGCCGAACAGGGGGCCGAGGAGATCGTGTCGATCCACCTGTCGGCCCAGGTCAGCGGGACCTTCGAGTCCGCCCAGCTGGCCGCCAAGGAGTCCCCGGTGCCGGTGACCTGCGTGGACTCCTGCCAGGTCGGCATCGGCACGGGCTTCCTGGTGCTCGGCGCAGCCGACCTGCTCGACGCCGGTGCCGACGTCGCGACCGTCGTCGACGCCGTCGGCAGGCGCGCGAGCACGGTGACCTCGCTGTTCTACGTCGACACCCTCGAGCACCTGCGGCGCGGCGGTCGGGTCGGCGCGGCGGCGGCGTTCCTGGGCTCCGCGCTGGCGGTGAAGCCGATCCTGCGCATCGACGAAGGCCGGATCGGGCCGTTCGAGAAGGTCCGCACCTCGGGCCGGGCGCTCAGCCGCCTCGAGGAGCTCGCGGTCGCCGCGGCCCACGAGGGTGGCGGCGCGGTCGACGTGGGGGTGTGCCACCTCGCCAGCCCGGAGCGGGCCGAGGCGCTAGCCGAGAAGCTCGCCGCGCAGCTGGAGTCCGAGCTGGAGGGGCGCGACGTGGTCATCGGCGAGGTCGGCGCCGCCCTCGGTGCTCACGTCGGTCCCGGGATGGTCGCGGTCGTCGTCGCCCCGCACGCCTGA
- a CDS encoding helix-hairpin-helix domain-containing protein yields the protein MRPRRPGDDELNAVARRRLALIGQELDLLGGGDAAPTDDLSSDPPAESAPRVAVAVPAAGRHRADHRAAPPTRAQGWVPDSLRGRVRLAPQHVALLGVVVALALAVTTWWVLSAVGDADETSWAAPAVPATGLVEDRGTPGDPSPSAVQTTDGPEAGEADPDAGTVVVHVAGKVRRPGIVTLPLGSRVADAVEEAGGVRPRVDTSTLNLARVLVDGEQILVGVAPAVPPSGTTDPAGAAGTPGAAGLVNLNTATQAELETLNGVGPVTAQAIVAWREEHGRFTAVEELLEVSGIGEKTLAQLAPHVTL from the coding sequence ATGCGTCCGCGACGACCCGGTGATGACGAGCTGAACGCCGTCGCGCGTCGCCGGCTGGCCCTCATCGGCCAGGAGCTGGACCTGCTCGGCGGAGGCGACGCCGCGCCGACGGACGACCTGTCCTCCGACCCGCCCGCCGAGTCGGCACCACGTGTCGCTGTCGCGGTCCCGGCCGCCGGCCGCCATCGCGCCGACCACCGTGCCGCACCCCCGACCCGCGCCCAGGGCTGGGTCCCGGACTCGCTGCGCGGGCGGGTCCGGCTCGCGCCCCAGCACGTCGCCCTGCTGGGCGTGGTCGTCGCCCTCGCGTTGGCGGTGACGACCTGGTGGGTGCTGAGCGCGGTCGGCGACGCCGACGAGACATCGTGGGCGGCCCCCGCGGTGCCCGCGACGGGACTGGTCGAGGACAGGGGTACGCCGGGGGACCCCTCGCCGAGTGCCGTGCAGACGACCGACGGGCCGGAGGCGGGCGAAGCCGACCCCGACGCCGGCACCGTCGTGGTCCACGTCGCCGGCAAGGTCCGCCGGCCCGGCATCGTGACCCTGCCCCTGGGCTCGCGCGTCGCCGATGCCGTCGAGGAGGCCGGCGGCGTACGCCCCCGCGTCGACACGAGCACGCTCAACCTGGCGCGCGTGCTGGTCGACGGCGAGCAGATCCTCGTCGGTGTCGCGCCGGCCGTTCCTCCCTCCGGGACGACGGACCCGGCAGGTGCAGCAGGCACGCCGGGAGCGGCCGGGCTCGTCAATCTCAACACCGCCACCCAGGCCGAGCTCGAGACCCTCAACGGAGTCGGGCCGGTGACCGCGCAGGCGATCGTCGCGTGGCGCGAGGAGCACGGCCGGTTCACGGCCGTCGAGGAGCTGCTGGAGGTCTCCGGCATCGGGGAGAAGACGCTGGCCCAGCTCGCGCCGCACGTGACCCTCTGA